The DNA segment CCGATTGTCGCTTTCCTCAACGGCTCCCAATCCAGGATTCTTGCAGACGGATTGGAATGGCTGAAAAACAACAAGCCGAACATCGACTATGTATCTGGTACTACGGCAGCAAACCTGTACCAATCCGCGGAACAGCTGGCAAACGACCCGAACATCTTCCGCAAAACTAATAAATTCAAGACTGCCATTGACGATCTGCGTGAGGCAACAGACGCAACCATCCAAACCGAACGCGCCAACGCGCTTAACGACGTGGAAGATATTCGCACCAGAATCCACGATTCCACCGAATATCAGCACGCAACACAAGCCGCGCAAACCAAGGTCGAGACAGAACTGGACCAAGTGGCGGAACGCATGCAGCGCATACCGTTCATCTACAAAATGCGCGAAAGCGTACACGAACTGAGCGAACGCACCTACCCACAACTCATCAACACGCTAGCAGCCTCCGCGCCGAGGCCGAAGACCGCACTCGCAGATGAGGCGCAGACTCCATCTACTACGCCGATGGATGTGAACATTCCTGAATCGCAACAAAAGGAAACCCCGCGCGTGGCCGTGTCGTTCGCCACCATCAGCAGGCCGCATACCAAGGACGCCTTGGAAACCAAGGATGATGTGGATGACTTCCTTGATGCTTACCGCCGTGAGCTTATCGCCGCCATTGAGAATGGAAAGAAGATCCTGCTATGAACACGTCGAAACTGCAAGCCTTCGCAACGGATGCGCGCCGACAGCTCATGAACGCGGTGAGGGCCCGGCTTGACGCCGCATTGGTGCCGAATTCCGACGCCCAGGTTGACGACCCGCGTGCGTTCGATTTTCTGCAGCGTGAGATCGAGCGTGCCGGTGGAAGTGAGCAGGGCCGCAAGCATGTGGTGGAACGTTATGCGTACCGATGGTTCAACCGCATCATCGCGTTCCGTTACATGGATGTGCACGGGTTCACCGGCACGCCGGTGGTCTCTCCAGTCGGTTTGACCAGCACGAATGGTCTGCCGGAAGTGCTTGCAGCGGCGAAACGAGGCGAGTATGACAGCAGGGTGTTCTCGTTGCGGGTGAATGATAAGGCCAAAGAGCGCATTGAAGGATTGCTGAGTGGTTCCATTCTGGCGGATGATCCGCAGGGCCGCGCGTATGGTCTGCTGCTGCAATCCGAATGCCGGTTCTGGAATCGTAACCTGCCGTTCATGTTCGAAAACGTCGGCAAGGAGGCCGGCAGAGTGGATGAACTGCTCATGCCAGCCGATCTGCTCGCCGAGGGTTCCGTGTTGAGGAATGCGGTGGAGGTCATGACCCCGGAGGATTGCGGTGTTGACGATCCGTCCGGCAATGTGGAGATCATCGGCTGGCTGTACCAGTACTACATTTCGGAACGCAAGAACGAGGTGATGGACGGGTTCAAGAAGAACCACAAAGCCGGAGCCAATGAGATTCCCGCCGCCACCCAGCTGTTCACGCCGGATTGGATCGTGCGCTACCTCGTGCAGAACACCGTGGGCAGGTTGTGGATGCAGTCGCATCCGGATAGCCAGCTGCACAAAAACTGGGATTATTACATCTGGCCTTCAGAGAATGATTCCGTCGGGAACGAGGATATTCTCGCAATCCGGACTCCGGAAGACCTGACCGTATGCGATCCTGCATGCGGTTCCGGCCACATGCTTACCTACGCGTTCGACCTGCTGTATGAGATCTACGAGGAGGAGGGGTATGCGCCGAGCGATATTCCCAGCCTGATTCTCAAACACAACCTGTACGGCATGGAAATCGACGAGCGAGCCGCAAGCCTTGCCGCCTTCGCTCTGACCATGAAGGCACGCTCCCGTTCCCGTAGATTCTTCAAGAAGCAGGTGGAGCCGAATATTCAGCGCATTGCGCCGATTACGTTCAAGGAAGACGACGTCGCCGAGCTGAATGACCTATACCAGGTGAATCTGGATTCCATGGTATGGAACACCTATGCGAAGGCGGACGTGTATGGTTCGTTGATTCAGCCGCCGCAGGAGCTTGTTGAATTGGCGGCGTCAGCGCAGAAAAATGCTGATGACATTGGCACGCTGTTCGACCCGCTTCTGCGTGAACATGCGGAGGAGGTTTTCGCTCAAACAAGGTATCTTGCCTGCAAATACGCGGCAGTGGTGGCGAACCCGCCATACATGGGCGCAAAGAACATGAGCGGCGAGCTCAAACAGTTCGTACAGGACCATTATGAGGATGGTAAGGCTGACCTCTTCGCCGTATTCATCATGCGTAACCGGCAATTCCTGCGGCATAACGCGATGTTAGGCATGATTACGATGCAATCGTGGATGTTTCTTTCCTCGTTTGAAGCGTTAAGAAGGGATATTCTCCAAAAGTGCACTATAACTACTATGGCTCATCTTGGAACAAGAGCATTTGGTAGCATTGGTGGAGAAGTAGTATCCACGACGGCATTTGTATTGTTAAATTCGTTTGTCTCCCATTATCTCGGCACGTTCATTCAACTCGTGAATGGCGAATCCGAGAAAGAGAAAGAGCGTATGCTCAGAACTGCTGCTCTTCAGGAAAGTGGTAATCAAAATGAGTGATTTTACCCCGGAAAACATCCTTAAGGTCCGTGACGACAGAGAGCCAGTTTGTTTTAAGAGAATAAATGACCAAGACACAAACAAAAGTGCTGAGTTCGAACTTTATGACGGAACATTCCAGCCAAACTGGTTGCAAAATGTTGCTAACTTCAACACAAGGACATTGCGTGAACGTATTGAGCCGTGGCTGACAGCATTATTCCAGTCCGAGCATCTTAGTTTGCTGGCCGGTTCAGGACTCAGCACGGCTGTATCGCTAATGGCAACGAGTAAAACCGGTGCTGGAATGAATACTGTTAAGTTTCCAAAATTTAATAAAGAAATTAATACTGCTGCATTGTCTAGTGCTAAGGCGGCAGGTAGGGATGGTGCCAATATTGAAGATCAGATTCGCGTTGCAAATGAATTGATTCGTGGATTAGAAATTCTCAACAGGGGAGAAGAAGCTTCAACTCTGCAAAATAGGTTGAAGACGGTTTTGATGCATTTTGCGAATTCTGTGCTTGCCGGAGAAACGGCAATTGCTGAGGCCGATCAAAATAAGCGCGAAGAAGCCTTTAATGCCCTTGTAACTTTCCTAATGAGTTTTGCAAGCAGAACAGGGACAAGAGATCGTGTCAATATTTTTACCACGAACTATGATCGCGTAATTGAGATAGGTGCAGAACTTGCAGGTATGCATCTGTTGGATCGGTTCGTGGGGAGTATTTCTCCGATTTTCCGTTCTTCACGTTTGAACTTGGACATGCATTATAATCCGCCAGGAATGCGTGGAGAGCCTCGTTATCTGGAGGGTGTGGCACGGTATACTAAACTTCACGGATCCGTTGATTGGGTTCAGACTGTGGACGGTATACGTCGAATTGGAATACCGTTCGGAGCAAAAAGCGTTGAACCATTCTTTGATGTGGCGGGTTTCAGCGAATCGGCGGCATACAAGCTGATGGTTTATCCGAACGCTGCTAAAGATATTGAAACAGCGGGTTATCCTTATGTCGATTTATTCCGCGACTTTGCTGCTGCTATTTGTCGTCCCAATAGTACTTTGGTGACGTATGGGTACAGTTTTGGTGATGATCATATCAATAGAGTAATTAAGGATATGTTGACGATTCCCTCAACGCATCTTGTCATTATTTCTTATGATGACCGCTTAGGGAGAATAATGAAGACCTTTAAGGAATGGGGCAGGTCTGCGCAAACAAGTTTAATGATAGGACCGGCTTTGGCCGATTTCTCAACGTTGTCTACGTACTATTTGCCTAAACCGGCTATCGATAAAACGACGTTCCGTATGTCTGAACTTCTGAGGCAACGTATGGGGGGAGCAGATGATTCGAGCAGCCAGAGTGATAAATCAGAGAAAAAGGCCGTCACGGAGGGGAGGGAAAATAAGCTATGAGTCTTTCGCCCTTGGCATATGCTGACTCATTGAGAGTCGGCACAATCGATTTTGTATCACCTGATGAGATTCGCGCCCAACTGGATATCGAAGCACCTGATCAAGTGGCACTGAACACGGGTGAACCAAGAACATTTCCCCGTGTCAATGGGTATGTTCTAATTCCCTGTGATGGAGGCTACTTAGTAGCTCAAGTCGTATGGATTACCATTGAACGGTCCCAATATCCCAAGAGACAGGGACTAAAAGATTTTGGCTTAATCGATTTACCTTATCCTCTTCGTAAGATGAGCTTAACTCCCATGGGTGTGCTGTCTCTGAGTGATGAGATAGCAAAATCTACAACCAGTTATGAGTTTCATCGTGGAGTTGAGGGATATCCTACGGTGGGAGATTCTGTTCTCATTCCTACGCAAGCGCAATTGCGGGCGATTGTTGAATCTGGTGAGAACCGGTATGTTCTGATTGGGCATAGTCCTCTTGCGGCCAATGCCGAGGTAAGGGTGGATCCCAATAGACTATTTGGCCGTCATCTTGCTGTATTGGGTAACACGGGTAGTGGCAAATCTTGCTCCGTAGCAGGATTGATTCGTTGGTCTCTTGAGGAAGCAAAAAAACAGCGGGAAGATTCGGATAGTAACCTTCCAAATGCGCGATTCATCATTTTGGATCCTAATGGTGAATATTCCAATACATTTCATGATATTGGTGGGACTCGAATTTTTGCTGTAGAGGGCGATGAGGTTCGTCAG comes from the Bifidobacterium angulatum DSM 20098 = JCM 7096 genome and includes:
- a CDS encoding SIR2 family protein gives rise to the protein MSDFTPENILKVRDDREPVCFKRINDQDTNKSAEFELYDGTFQPNWLQNVANFNTRTLRERIEPWLTALFQSEHLSLLAGSGLSTAVSLMATSKTGAGMNTVKFPKFNKEINTAALSSAKAAGRDGANIEDQIRVANELIRGLEILNRGEEASTLQNRLKTVLMHFANSVLAGETAIAEADQNKREEAFNALVTFLMSFASRTGTRDRVNIFTTNYDRVIEIGAELAGMHLLDRFVGSISPIFRSSRLNLDMHYNPPGMRGEPRYLEGVARYTKLHGSVDWVQTVDGIRRIGIPFGAKSVEPFFDVAGFSESAAYKLMVYPNAAKDIETAGYPYVDLFRDFAAAICRPNSTLVTYGYSFGDDHINRVIKDMLTIPSTHLVIISYDDRLGRIMKTFKEWGRSAQTSLMIGPALADFSTLSTYYLPKPAIDKTTFRMSELLRQRMGGADDSSSQSDKSEKKAVTEGRENKL
- the pglX gene encoding BREX-1 system adenine-specific DNA-methyltransferase PglX, coding for MNTSKLQAFATDARRQLMNAVRARLDAALVPNSDAQVDDPRAFDFLQREIERAGGSEQGRKHVVERYAYRWFNRIIAFRYMDVHGFTGTPVVSPVGLTSTNGLPEVLAAAKRGEYDSRVFSLRVNDKAKERIEGLLSGSILADDPQGRAYGLLLQSECRFWNRNLPFMFENVGKEAGRVDELLMPADLLAEGSVLRNAVEVMTPEDCGVDDPSGNVEIIGWLYQYYISERKNEVMDGFKKNHKAGANEIPAATQLFTPDWIVRYLVQNTVGRLWMQSHPDSQLHKNWDYYIWPSENDSVGNEDILAIRTPEDLTVCDPACGSGHMLTYAFDLLYEIYEEEGYAPSDIPSLILKHNLYGMEIDERAASLAAFALTMKARSRSRRFFKKQVEPNIQRIAPITFKEDDVAELNDLYQVNLDSMVWNTYAKADVYGSLIQPPQELVELAASAQKNADDIGTLFDPLLREHAEEVFAQTRYLACKYAAVVANPPYMGAKNMSGELKQFVQDHYEDGKADLFAVFIMRNRQFLRHNAMLGMITMQSWMFLSSFEALRRDILQKCTITTMAHLGTRAFGSIGGEVVSTTAFVLLNSFVSHYLGTFIQLVNGESEKEKERMLRTAALQESGNQNE